TAAAATGGGAAAAATCAGGTTAAAATTTGGTTATCCCATGGACTTCATACCTCAGCTTATTAACATAGTTATTAAGACTTTCAACATCCTTAATCCTTTTTTTCACTAAAACTCGTATCCTTGAACGGATATCCGTATTCGGCATAATACCGTACGTTAGAAGATGTTGTATTATCTTCCGTGCCACAATACCGCCTTTTTTGTCCCAGTCTGTCAATAAAACAATCTCTTTTCCGCTTTTGGACAGCAATTCTGTGAATTCAAGCATGGGCTGGCGCGAGGCAAACTTAATCTCGCCTTTTATTCCCAGGAAGCGCAGGGATTCCGCATCTCTACGTCCCTCCACAACTATAATAGCCCCGCTGTCAGCCAGTGTTTGAAGTTCCGAAATTACTATCTC
This DNA window, taken from Candidatus Methanoperedens sp., encodes the following:
- a CDS encoding toprim domain-containing protein; translation: EIVISELQTLADSGAIIVVEGRRDAESLRFLGIKGEIKFASRQPMLEFTELLSKSGKEIVLLTDWDKKGGIVARKIIQHLLTYGIMPNTDIRSRIRVLVKKRIKDVESLNNYVNKLRYEVHGITKF